The following is a genomic window from Fusarium oxysporum Fo47 chromosome IV, complete sequence.
ACAACTCTGGGCTTCTTTTTGACAATCACCCCAGTGGCCTTGTCCAATGTTGCTGTGATTGAAACAATCTGTCCAGCTGAATGCAGTCGTCCACGATGAAGATCAACCGGCATGGGCATGAGATGCTCAAACGCCATGGCTTTCATGGTGAAAGTGTCACCACAACTGATAGGATCCTTAGTGTGGCATAGCATATCGCCAACTCGAATGTGAATAGGGTCGATGTTAGTCAGAGCAACACTGACACTTTGCCCAGCAACAGCCCAGTCTTGCATATCTGAATCCACCATTATTGACTTGACATAGGCCTCTTCTCCACTCGGCTGAACTAATAAAACATCGCCAATCTGAACAGAGCCAGAGTCAACCCGACCAGCAATAGTCGTCGTGCCAAGCTGCGATCTGAAGACCTCAGAAATTGACATTCGGAATGGGTTCTTGAGTGCAcgtgttgttgatggctcTGAGTTTTCGAGAGCCTCAATCAGAGTAGGGCCAGTGTACCAAGATGCAGCCGTGTCTTCTGTTCGACGAACAAGATTGTCGCCATTAAGACCAGAAATAGGGATGAAATCAATGTTTTTGGGCTGGAAGCCCAGACCAGCGAGGAACCCATTGACCTGCTGGGCGATTTCATCAAAACGCTCCTGTGACCAGCCAACCATGTCGAGTTTATTGACGGCGATGACGAGCCTTTGAACACCCAGACTTCGCAGAAGCAACACATGTTCTCGGGTCTGCCCCTTAAGTCCCTTTTCGTAGGCTCCAGTGTTTGCGTCAATGACCAAGATAGCAAAGTCAGCTTGACTGGCACCTGCGATCATGTTCGGTACAAAATCCCTATGACCTGGTGCATCAAGAATAGTGAAGCTGGTCTTCTCCGTCTCGAAATGGTTTGTTGCAATGTCGATAGTGACACCTCGTTCTCGCTCCTCACTTCTTTGGTCCATTACCCATGCTAGGGCAAATGACTGTTTACCAGACTTTTCAGCCTGCTTTCGATACCGATCAATAGTGTGCTTCTCAACAAATTTGAGCTCCAGCAACAAACGACCCATCAGTGTACTCTTGCCAGCATCGACATGTCCTACTTGATCAGCATAGAACCTAGGAGAAGAGAAGTGAACTTACCGACTACAACAAAGCTGATACTTCTCTTGTTGGAACTATTTTCATATTCCTTCAAAACATCAAGCCCCTTGCTTTTAGGGGGCGGAGCCTCAGCAATATTCAGCCCCGCAACGTCCTTTTCAGCTTCAGAAACGTCCTTGTCTTTCTCCTTTTGGGCCTTTTTAGGAGCCTTGGCCACTGGCTTTTTCCCCGCTGAATGGAATTAGATTAGCCGATTATTTCGTCCTTGCAAAACTCGAACCTTTCGCCTGGGCTGCGAGCACCACGTCATCGGGACTGGGTTCGGCGAAAGCTTCGGCGACATAAATGGGAGAAGATGTATAAGGCATAGCAAAAATCTCGTCAGGCCTTGGGGCTTTGGATGGAGCAGATCCAAAGAGCGTCCGGGCAAAAGCGGATGGGGTAGCCCGAGGCATCATGACTGGAAGGTCCTCGTCCATAAACCATCCCTTGGGAGTAGAATCGATGTCTTTCTGATGGTTGTCGGTGATAGCTGCAACCTCTGTTGATTCCTCTTTGGGTGGCGATTTGACTTGTAGCGTAGGTTCAGGAGCCTGGTGAACTTGACCCAAGATTGGCTGATTCTCCTTTTGTGACTCGTTGATGGAAAGTCTTTCCAGTCCCCTTTCGGCTCGTTCCAactcctttttctcttcggtcttcttcttcctagCGGCCgcaagagcttgaagcttTGACATCTTGGGAGGCCCATCGCCACCTCCCAATAAGCCACCACGAGGACGCTCTGGCTCAATAAAGACAGTCTGGCGTTCTTCAGGTACGCTCATCCATGGCATGTCGTCAAAATGCCATGCCGGAACTCCTAGAGCGGGTGGAAGATCCATGATAGACGTATGCTCGTTTGACAGACGTCCGTGGTCTGCTCCAGTCCCAAAAAGGCGTTGCGAGGCAGAAAAAAAGACTGACATACCTTCTGGCGCTTTCTTTGCTGGTTTGGGGGCCGGAGCAATGAATGTCTTCATTAGATATGTGACTGATTTGTCGATATCGTAGTAATAGTGCCACAAAGCTTCCTCGATTTGTGCTTTTGTCACCTTGTTGGCTTCAGTGCCCAGAGCCCGACGGACCTCTGCTGTTCCCTCCTCCATGGCCTGGCGATCTTCTGGACTGAGCTCGTCTTCTACTTCATCTTCATAATCATCTCCGTCAAATTCGGATACTATTTCGTTTGTATCGAAAGTGTGAACGATTCGATGGCGCGACATCTTGTATAGCTGGGCTGGTAAGGCGAAAGATGGGTTCGGTTGAAGATGTGGTCTGGCTCAGTTACTGGAGGGTATCAATAGAGGGAAGAGTTTGGGGACGGAGAACAGAGGGTATCGGAGGCTTTTATAgacagaaaagaagaagaagaaagtaaTATTTGAAACACTCGCAGGTAAAGTCCTCGATCTGCTTTGGAGAGTTTGTGTTCCAAGTGTTAACATAGGACAAGGTCTGAGTGTGTTTTAATGATGCATCGACGATTGGCGGGGCACAAGCTGGTAGTGGGGTCCACGTTCGCGACTTATGATCTCACTAAACCAACTGCTGAAGCCTAAGGTACTGACTGAGTTGTGGCGGGGTCAACGCCTAAGCCCCTGATTTCGGACTATCTTGTTTCCCCGCGCCGCGCATCGGTGTGCAAGGCACCCAAATCTTCAAAAAATTGAGGTGGGAGATTCGATCAAGAAAACGATAGAAGCTCCGGGCTGCCACCATATTTCGTGGGACTTTTTCGACATCGCCGTAAACGCCTTTACTCTAGCGGATACAGCTCCCCACGGGTGGACAAGTCACAGTCAAAATGGATTCATTGAGTGAGTCCTGCACAGTTTTGTTAATGAGGGGCGAGGGGTAGCTAACGAGGGGACAGATTTGGATGTGTCGAATGGTAATTGCGACGACTTGCCATGATGGTGATTCTCAGCTAACAACAACAGCGGCGGTAATGAAGGATGAGCAAGGCCGACCTTTCATTGTCGTCAGGGAGTGAGTTGACCATCATTGCAGCCTCACCGTTATTTCCAAACCGTTCTAATATCTTTTAGTcaggggaagaagaagcgccAGTTTGGCAACGAAGCCGTCAAGTCCCATATTCTCGCCGCTCGAACAGTCGCCAACATTGTCAAGTCCTCTCTCGGACCTCGTGGACTCGACAAGATTCTCATCTCCCCCGATGGAGATATCACCGTGACGAACGATGGCGCTACGATTCTACAGCAGATGGAGATTACAAACCACGTTGCTAAGCTACTAGTGGAGCTTTCCAAGTCACAGGATGACGAGATTGGTGACGGTACCACCGGTGTCGTTGTCCTCGCCGGTGCTCTGTTGGAACAGGCTGCCGATCTTATCGACAAGGGAATCCACCCTATTCGAATTGCCGACGGTTACGATCAAGCTTGCGATATCGCTGTTGCTGAGCTGGACAAGATTTCAGACACCATCGAGTTCTCCCGAGAAGAGACCTCCAACCTTGTCAAGGTCGCCCGAACAAGTCTGGGCAGCAAGATTGTGTCCAAATCTCATGACCAGTTTGCCAACATCGCCGTTGATGCCGTCCTCTCCGTTGCCGACCTTGAGCGAAAGGATGTCGATTTCGAGTTGATCAAGGTTGATGGAAAGGTCGGAGGAGCCCTCGAGGATACCCTTCTCGTCAAGGGTGTCATTGTCGACAAGGACTTCTCTCACCCTCAGATGCCTTCAGAAGTCCGAGACGCCAAGATTGCCATTCTCACATGCGCATTCGAGCCCccgaagcccaagaccaagcaCCACCTGGATATTACCAGCGTCGAGGAGTTCAAAAAATTGCAAAACtatgagaaggagaagttTATTGAGATGATCCAGCAGATCAAGGACACAGGCGCTAACCTGGCTATTTGCCAGTGGGGTTTCGATGATGAGGCCAaccatctcctccttcagAACGAGCTACCAGCCGTCCGATGGGTCGGTGGTCCTGAGATTGAGCTGATTGCTATCGCTACCAACGGCCGAATTGTTCCCAGGTTTGAGGATCTTACAGCCGAGAAGCTGGGCAGTGCTGGTATCGTCCGTGAGATGACTTTCGGCACAACACGGGAGAAGATGCTTGTCATTGAGGAGTGTGCCAACACCCGGGCTGTTACAGTCTTTGTCCGAGGCAGCAACAAGATGGTGAGTCCTATTGATGGTCAAAGTGAAAATAATGCTAACACACTCAGATTATCGATGAGGCTAAGCGATCGCTGCACGATGCCCTTTGCGTGGTGCGAAACCTGGTCCGCGACAACCGTGTTGTTTACGGTGGTGGCGCTGCTGAGATTGCTTGTTCTCTGGCTGTTGAGGACGAGGCCGTCAAGACACCCGGTCTTGAGCAGTACGCTATGCGTGCCTTCTCCGAGGCTCTCGATACCGTCCCCATGACCCTGGCCGAGAACAGTGGTCTCAACCCTATCGCTACTCTGGCAGAGGTCAAGAGTCAGCAGGTCAAGGCTGGTCCTGAGGGCCGAGGaaagcttggtgttgactgCATGGGACGCGGAGACAACAACATGAAGGACGCCTTTGTTATCGATCCTCTTATCggcaagaagcagcagcttcagctcgCCACACAATTATGTCGCATGGtcctcaaggtcaacaaTGTTATTGTGTCGGGAGCGGATGACAACGACTTTTAGATGAAGATAGATGAGCAATGAATGAATACATGCTTGTCAATCTCACCATGGCGAGGATTGGTTATGCAGGTAGATGATATCCATGTATGTATAATCAAAAGTACTGTATATTCTTCGTACCTGATGATGTTTGTTGTGATGAAGTTGATCTGCATATTGACCGTTATGATTGGATGCCCTGTAATGATGTCTGACAGGGATCGGAGGAATTCCAATTCCCTTGGCTTACGTGCAGAGTAATCTAGACATGCCGAACCTCCAGCAGGACTCACCAATGGACCTTAACCTGAAATCAAATACACACAATTGACCCTGTTTAACATTCTCTAATGCAGTCCTCTGAGTCTGCGGCATCCGCTCAGCTAGGTTCCTTAGCCGACTCCGATACTTCTACTGTCGTCACCAAGAGGCGTCCTATCCCTCGAAAAGGCCATACCAAGTCTCGGGCAGGTTGCTCTAGTTGCAAACGGAGAAGAGTAAAATGCGACTTGACCACACCAGAATGCGGTGCCTGCGAGCGCTTAGGCCTGGAGTGCGAATACCTGAATAAGACCAGACATGGTAGTCAAAACTCAGCGGTTGTCATCTCACAACCACTGCGAACTGACCCGGTTATGTTCGATTACAATGATCTGAACTTCTTTCGACATTTCCTCTTTGAAGCCTATCCTCCTCTGCCCATAGATGGATTCACAGTGTGGCAAATGGCCTCACAGCGTTCACATTCAGTAAGCGAATGCCATGATTATTATCGGTTGTGTGACTAACACGCAAAAGTACGATTTCTTACTGCACTCTATGCTTGGACTTGGAGCATCTCATCTAAGTTTACTAACACCTCATGGGTATGAGAAAGCGGCATTGAAGCATCGAGTTCTTGCTATTAGTGCCTTGAATAAGCACCTTGCAAAACCTGGTCTCACCAATCAAGACGCCGAAGCAGCTTTTGGGGCGATGCTTAACTTGACCTTTCAATCTGCGTATATGAACGACGGGCTCATAGACTTTCTCACGATGGTCAGAGGTTGTAAGTTAATCCTCAGTAAACTTTACAGAATTAACCTTTGCTCACTTTCAAAGGCTGGCTCGTCGGTACACAACCTTATGTCGATCTAGATCATACCATCTTCAAGACATTCGGGCGTGTAAGTTACCTCAAAAGAATTAAGGCTCTAATACAAGATGGCCATGAAACGAATCATTATCTGGATAAAGTTATTGCCGAGGGATTCTGTCAAAGTGTGCAGAAGCTTGGTCCGCTGTGCCACAGCGTTGCTGAGTTAAAATACTTAGCCCATATGCAAAGAATTGCCACTCTAGCATCTACAAACCCTGCAGAAAGTTTGTCTCCCGTATAATTTGGTTGAAAGATTGCTAATTCTTAGGCTACCATGAGCTCACATTCCTGTATGATGGGCTTGGAAACCTAAGCAGTAACGACTTTGCTTCGTTCATCGACCCCACGAATCATGCTTCACAGCTCGTTATCCTGCACATGCTGGTTCTTGAGTTTGTCATGAGCAGGAAATCAGTCGAAGGAGACAAGAGATCTGCATTGGGGAAGAAAGGTTACCACTGTAGAAAGGCAATGTCCAAGGTCTGGGTGCAGCAGATTCTCCGAAAGCTTCCTGTTGAGTACTACGAATATGGCGAGTGGCCCCTGAGGTTCATCAACAGTCTCAATTACTCGTTTGACGACGAAGACCAAGTTTGGAAGCCTTTCTTTCTAAGCAATGGTAGAACAGTTGTACCAGCAGGAGAGACGCTTTCTTTAGCTGTAATATAGCTTTGGAGTCTACAAACACTACTGGGCGTAGTCACGTCTCTAAGACAACTGAACTACTACTACCAAACCAGCCAACCCAACCCAAATCCGTCTTTCTGCTATTCAGCACAATCTCGGAAAGAATGTTGACGAAACACCTGTCAGAATCTCCGTATACTCTTGGTCAACTGGTCGCCCATACAAAGACTATTTGTGCCCCTGAGCAAGCTCGATGGTATCTTCAGTCCGAACAGACTTATGCCGGCCGCCATTTCTTCCAAGATATCGACTTGGGTGGTAGAAACAAAAGATACCTATAGCACCAGCCATCGGCAAGCTTTCGAAAACCCAGAAAAGCCACTCATGGCTGAATGCATATGTGTCTCTCCCTCCAGCAAACTCAACAACACGAAAGATGCAACGGGCCTATCAAGTTAGCTTGCGTTGCGACAATGTTTAGGACACTTACCATGATCAAGATACTCGAGATGTAAACTGCAAGGACAACTTTCTGCCAACCTCTGGGtgcatcctcaacagccataCGAAGAGCAAGAACATGAAAGCGCCTAAACACgcaaaggaaaagagaaaaggcGGCGAGTTGAAATACCAACCCGACTATGAGAACCTTCACCCCAatcctctccatctctcCTTGCCAGTTATCCGAACTTGCGATACCAGAGCCGCTGCCTTGAATGAGAAAGGCGATTACATCGCAGAAAACAAATATCGGGGTAAGGCGACGGCCTGGAATTCGGAGGATGCGGTGATGGGACGGAGGAAGAACGGCGAGGATCAGACGGCTAATAAGAAGGTAATTTCCAGCAGCAATAAGGACTGGGGCGAGAACCGTGTAAGTGAGCGTTAAGACAAAAGGCGTCTGCCGTGTTCGTTAGAAATGAGAAGAGACTCAACAGTAAAGGACCAACGTACTATCTCTGACTGGTTTTGAACAGAATGGATTCGAAGATTATAAGCAGCAACTTCAATGGCTGAGCCTATAACTACGACAATGAAGTACCAGGCTCGGTACTTGATCAGAGTGAGATATGCAATGGCAAGGAAGATTATGCCATAGACAACAGTACCAACCACAGCAAGTGGGAAGGATGGATCATACATCCAGATGGACTCTTGATCTTGCATATTGATTCAGTTGTTCGAGCACTTAAAGATGGTATGAGAATTTTGATATTCGTATAGATCGCTGACTTGTCTTGCTATGATCAtctttctctcatcatctaGCATCAAATCTATATACATTTTTACAATAACGAGGCCACGAATTTCATCATTTCTGAATGCGACGAATACGTCGACAAGGTTAGAGATGTCGTTACCCGAGTTTTTGGATGCTTATCCCAGTGTCAGGGAAGACTTTGGTTGGTTGTCAGATTCCCTAGGTTGCGTGGCCTTGGAGATCGAATGCGATCAATACGAGACGACTTAGACGGCAACCAATTATATAGAGATCCAACAATCAAAATGTCCTCGTTTGGATGAGTAAGATGAATAAGAACATGGAAGGTTTTTCAGGTTATAGTTAAGCTTATTTTACAAGGGTGGCTTTGTTTTATTCACTGTCATGACTGCTAACCTAGACCTGCAAATTAATGTCACCAGTTACTGACTAGAACAAGATTCTATGAACAGCTCTGAGTGGCACACTGCTTCTGACAGCCTCGGATCATAACACAATTTCGACACGGGAAAAGGGATCGGCACAAGGAACCAAGGCATCGGGAGCCGAGGTGACGTTGACCCTCACGAGATGAGGGCATTCACATGGACACATAGCAGTTGCAAGATTCTCGTACGTGTTGTTCATACCTCAAAACACCACATGATGCTATCTCAATATTGACAGCTGTAGGGATTTCTCATGATCGAAAGGCGTGTGAGACAAGAGTGTACTCAGACTCTGACTTGAACGATTGAGGCAGATGATTAGGGTCGGAACGCCATCATGGCTTGAGAAGCGTGACCTAAATATTGGTCACGCAAAAGGGAATAATTTTTATTCTATTCGACTTCTCGGTTCATTCCCTTAGCGAGTGTAAACAGGCGCTTAGATCTGAGGCTGAGACATAGTCTGATTGCTCCAGAGTCAGCAAGACATGTGAGTTAGACTTGGGCAGAGACAATGAAGTTATCCTGTCTTCTTTGTGTATCCATGAGCGCCCCAGCAGGTAGTCTCACAGCGGCGGAGCGTTGTACTGCCACCCGCCAGCCGCAGTTCTCTAGCGCACTGTGGCTATTGGATCGTATGTTGTAAATTTATCTCACCTCCCGTCAATTAATACACGGTGCTCCGTTATCGTGGCTTACCAGGAAAGGGAAACGGGCCGTCAATGTGAATTGTGCCCCCCCAAAGTGCCTTCACCGATGTTCTGAGTTCGAGGGTGATTATTCTCGCTGTGAGACTCAGAGATGAATGGGGTACCATTGTCGCTGAAAGGTGTATGTGAGTCAGTGGAGGGTTTGTCGGTGTTGCATTAATGCGGGCGAGATGCTGTACATTTGGATGTAAGTGATAAGTGACTGGCCGTGGGGACCAAATTGAAGACGGTGAACAATGGAgataaattattaaataattgAACAATTAAATGGAAACTATCTGCTATAGGCATTACTAACTAAAGACTGATATTCAAATCAGTGGAAAGTGTATTCTGACAAATTCTACACTAATAGGTCAAGCTCGTGAGTTGGTAAAGATACCTTAGAAAGTGAATTGCCAAGTCAGGGCGTCGTGTGGTTTGCATGATCACCACCAGATCTACCGTTTGAACCGTATCGACTGCCGTTGaagagaaaataaataaaaagagcCAATAAATAATTCGCATTCATTTTAAAATCCGTAAAACAAATAATCAAAAACGGTACAGCACCTATTCTGCCCTCAACCACACAGCACCGGGTCCCCGGGCCTCACCGCCCACTGTGGTCGCTTTAACAGGCCTTGCACGGTCATATGGGCACTCAACTTGCTTCGTTGTCATCCCATCCTCCACTCCCTCATAAACAAAGGTCTCTCGGCATCCATCACTTTCACTCTGACGCGCACACCC
Proteins encoded in this region:
- a CDS encoding P-loop containing nucleoside triphosphate hydrolase protein, yielding MSRHRIVHTFDTNEIVSEFDGDDYEDEVEDELSPEDRQAMEEGTAEVRRALGTEANKVTKAQIEEALWHYYYDIDKSVTYLMKTFIAPAPKPAKKAPEGMSVFFSASQRLFGTGADHGRLSNEHTSIMDLPPALGVPAWHFDDMPWMSVPEERQTVFIEPERPRGGLLGGGDGPPKMSKLQALAAARKKKTEEKKELERAERGLERLSINESQKENQPILGQVHQAPEPTLQVKSPPKEESTEVAAITDNHQKDIDSTPKGWFMDEDLPVMMPRATPSAFARTLFGSAPSKAPRPDEIFAMPYTSSPIYVAEAFAEPSPDDVVLAAQAKAGKKPVAKAPKKAQKEKDKDVSEAEKDVAGLNIAEAPPPKSKGLDVLKEYENSSNKRSISFVVVGHVDAGKSTLMGRLLLELKFVEKHTIDRYRKQAEKSGKQSFALAWVMDQRSEERERGVTIDIATNHFETEKTSFTILDAPGHRDFVPNMIAGASQADFAILVIDANTGAYEKGLKGQTREHVLLLRSLGVQRLVIAVNKLDMVGWSQERFDEIAQQVNGFLAGLGFQPKNIDFIPISGLNGDNLVRRTEDTAASWYTGPTLIEALENSEPSTTRALKNPFRMSISEVFRSQLGTTTIAGRVDSGSVQIGDVLLVQPSGEEAYVKSIMVDSDMQDWAVAGQSVSVALTNIDPIHIRVGDMLCHTKDPISCGDTFTMKAMAFEHLMPMPVDLHRGRLHSAGQIVSITATLDKATGVIVKKKPRVVQPGGVARVVIKLAAKVPLESGQRVVIRSGGETVAAGLLE
- a CDS encoding TCP-1/cpn60 chaperonin family-domain-containing protein; translation: MCRMVIATTCHDGDSQLTTTAAVMKDEQGRPFIVVRDQGKKKRQFGNEAVKSHILAARTVANIVKSSLGPRGLDKILISPDGDITVTNDGATILQQMEITNHVAKLLVELSKSQDDEIGDGTTGVVVLAGALLEQAADLIDKGIHPIRIADGYDQACDIAVAELDKISDTIEFSREETSNLVKVARTSLGSKIVSKSHDQFANIAVDAVLSVADLERKDVDFELIKVDGKVGGALEDTLLVKGVIVDKDFSHPQMPSEVRDAKIAILTCAFEPPKPKTKHHLDITSVEEFKKLQNYEKEKFIEMIQQIKDTGANLAICQWGFDDEANHLLLQNELPAVRWVGGPEIELIAIATNGRIVPRFEDLTAEKLGSAGIVREMTFGTTREKMLVIEECANTRAVTVFVRGSNKMIIDEAKRSLHDALCVVRNLVRDNRVVYGGGAAEIACSLAVEDEAVKTPGLEQYAMRAFSEALDTVPMTLAENSGLNPIATLAEVKSQQVKAGPEGRGKLGVDCMGRGDNNMKDAFVIDPLIGKKQQLQLATQLCRMVLKVNNSSESAASAQLGSLADSDTSTVVTKRRPIPRKGHTKSRAGCSSCKRRRVKCDLTTPECGACERLGLECEYLNKTRHGSQNSAVVISQPLRTDPVMFDYNDLNFFRHFLFEAYPPLPIDGFTVWQMASQRSHSYDFLLHSMLGLGASHLSLLTPHGYEKAALKHRVLAISALNKHLAKPGLTNQDAEAAFGAMLNLTFQSAYMNDGLIDFLTMVRGCWLVGTQPYVDLDHTIFKTFGRVSYLKRIKALIQDGHETNHYLDKVIAEGFCQSVQKLGPLCHSVAELKYLAHMQRIATLASTNPAESYHELTFLYDGLGNLSSNDFASFIDPTNHASQLVILHMLVLEFVMSRKSVEGDKRSALGKKGYHCRKAMSKVWVQQILRKLPVEYYEYGEWPLRFINSLNYSFDDEDQVWKPFFLSNALESTNTTGRSHVSKTTELLLPNQPTQPKSVFLLFSTISERMLTKHLSESPYTLGQLVAHTKTICAPEQARWYLQSEQTYAGRHFFQDIDLGAIGKLSKTQKSHSWLNAYVSLPPANSTTRKMQRAYQVSLRCDNDNFLPTSGCILNSHTKSKNMKAPKHAKEKRKGGELKYQPDYENLHPNPLHLSLPVIRTCDTRAAALNEKGDYIAENKYRGKATAWNSEDAVMGRRKNGEDQTANKKVISSSNKDWGENRYQARYLIRVRYAMARKIMP